Genomic DNA from Pseudomonas helmanticensis:
AGGTTGATTCGTACATGCACCGCGCGTTCATCGACGTGATCTGGCGCTTCTGATGCAAACCGCCAAGGGAGTGCCCGACATGATCAGCACCAGGACAGGCTCACTCAGCCTGCTGGCCGGCGCGATGCTGCTGGCCAGCGCCGGCGCCTTTGCCAATGTGGAGCCAACGGCGCCACAACCGGCCAAGCAAGCCACCGTGGCCAAAGAGCTGCAGCAAGCCAAGACCTACACCGTCAGCAGCGCGCCGACCGAGGCGCTGCAACTGGCCAAGCCGAAACTGCCTGACCTTTCCGGCTTCACTGCCGAAGCCGCTGCGGCGAAAATCGTCCGTAGCAAACCAGGCAAGATCAGCGTGCGCCGGATGATGCAGGAAGACGCCCTGAAGGACTTCATCGGCGGCGACAACAAGATGGCCGAATGGGTGGTGCGTCAGCACGGTATCCCGCAGGCGATCTTCGTCGACGACGGCTACATGAACCTCAAGGATCTGGCGAAGAAACTGCCCAAGCAGTACTTCAGCGAGACCTCGCCGGGCGTGTATCTGTCGAAGCTGCCGATCGTTGTCGGCCGCAAAGGCATCCTCGAAATCGACGGCCAGACTCAGGAACTGCGCCTGTCGCAAGAGGCCGGTTCGTTCCTGGTCAACGACGGTCAGTTGTTCGTGCGTGATACCAAAATCACGGGCTGGCGCGAGAAGGACAACGGCCCGGCGACCTTCCGTTCGCCGAAGGAATTCCGTCCGTTCCTGCTCGCCTGGGGTGGCACCGAGACCTACATCGTCAACAGCAAGATGGCCAGCTTCGGCTACGCCAACAGTAAGTCGTACGGCGTGAGTATTTCCCAATACACGCCGAACATGGCCAAGGTCCTCAAGCGTCCTGAACCGACTGGCTGGATCGTCGGCTCCGAGTTCTCCGACATGTGGTACGGCTTCTACTGCTACGAGACCCGCGACTTCGTGGTCAAGGGCAACACCTACAAAGACAACATCGTTTACGGCATCGACCCGCACGACCGTTCCCACGGCCTGATCATTGCCGAAAACACTGTGCACGGCACGAAGAAGAAGCACGGGATCATCATTTCCCGTGAGGTCAACGACAGCTTCATCTTCAACAACAAGAGCTTCGACAACCACCTCTCGGGCCTGGTGATCGACCGTAACAGCGTCAACAACATCATTGCCTACAACGAGATCTACAAGAACCACACTGACGGCATCACCCTCTACGAGTCCGCCGACAACCTGCTGTGGGGCAACAAGGTCATCAGCAACAAGCGCCACGGCATCCGCATTCGTAACAGCGTGAACATCCGCCTCTACGAAAACGTCGCCATGGCCAACGGCTTGACCGGCGTCTACGGCCACATCAAGGACCTGAGCGACACCGACCGTGACATCAAGCTCGATCCGTTCGATGCGCAGGTGTCGCTGATCGTCGTTGGCGGTGAGCTGGCGGCCAATGGCAGCGGCCCGCTGTCGATCGATTCGCCTTTGAGTGTCGAGCTGTATCGCGTGTCGATGCTGGCGCCGACCAAATCCAGCGGCATCAGCTTCAACGGCATCCTCGGCGAGCGCCAGGATGAAATTCTCGACCTGCTGGTGCGCCAGCAGAAAGCCGTGCTGATCGACCCTGTCGAACGCCAGACCGAAATGCAGGACTGAGGATAATTTTATGCACCCACACTTGATCAAATTACTCAGCCTGTCGGCCCTGACCGTGGGCATTCTCGCGGCCAGCAACGGCGCCCGCGCCGATGAAGGCGCCGCTGCGACACCGCCGAAGTTCAGCGCCGAACCGTGCTGCAACCTGTGCCCGGCTGCGCATGACGCGAAGAACTACACCACGCGCTATCAGCAGAACTTCACCACGCTGGTGCAGGCGCAAGGCGACTGGTTGTTCCGCACTCAGGAAGATCTGCGCACCGAGTTCAACACCACCCCGGCCGGCTACAAACGCCTGCAACAGTTGCACGATGCGTTCAAGGCCAAAGGCGTTGAGCTGGTGATCGTTTACCAGCCGACCCGTGGCCTGGTGAATCGCAACAAGCTCAACCCGCAGGAAAAAGCCGCGTTCGATTACGAGAAAGCGCTGGGCAACTACAAGACCATGCTCGGCCGTTTCGCCAAGATGGGTTACGTCGTGCCAGACCTGTCGCCGCTGACCAACGAATCGCTGCCGGACACCCTGCCCGCCCACGATTTCTACTTCCGTGGCGACCAACACTGGACGCCATACGGCGCACAGCGCACGGCGAAAATCGTCGCCGAGAAGGTCAAGCAGATCCCGGCCTTCGCCGACGTGCCCAAGCGTGAATTCGAGACCAAGCGCTCCGGGCGCATGGGCAAGACCGGCACCCTGCACAACATGGCCGGGCAACTGTGCGGCACCAGTTACGCGATCCAGTACATGGATCAGTTCACCACCGAGCCGAAAGGCGAGGCAGGCGACGGCGATCTGTTCGGCGATTCCGGCAACCCGCAAATCACCCTCGTCGGTACTTCGCACAGCGGCAAGAACTACAACTTCGCCGGTTTCCTCGAAGAAGCCATCGGCGCCGACATTCTCAACGTCGCGTTCCCCGGCGGTGGTCTGGAAGGTTCGATGTTGCAGTACCTCGGCAGCGACGAATTCCAGAAGACGCCGCCGAAAATCCTCATCTGGGAATTCTCGCCGCTGTATCGCCTCGACCAGGAAACCATCTATCGCCAGATGATGTCTCTTCTCGACAACGGCTGCGAAGGCAAAGACGCACAGATGACCGCGAGCACCACGCTCAAGCCTGGCGGCAAACAAGAACTGCTGGTCAACAGCAAGAACCTGAACCTGCAGAACAGCAGCCATCAGGTCGACATCCGCTTCGCCGACCCTTCGGTGAAAACCCTGCAAGCCACCCTCTGGTACATGAACGGTCGCCACGAGGACATCAAGATCGAGAAACCGGAAACCTCCGACACCGACGGTCGTTTCGCCTTTGAGCTGCGCACGGACGAAGACTGGGCCTCGCAAAACCTGCTGGCGGTCGAAGTCCAGGGCCCGGAAGCGGGTACCGCGCCACAGAAAGTCGAAGCGAAAATCTGCAAACGCAACGTATTCCCGGGCGCTGGGCAACAAACCGCTCAGGTCGGGCAATGAGGTCTGCTATGCGAAATCCGAAATTGAAATCTTTTCTGGCACCAACGCTGCTGAGCCTGGCGATGTTCGCCGGGGCGACTCAGGCCGCCGCGCCACTGCGTCCACCACAGGGTTACTTTGCGCCTGTGGATAAATTCAAGACCGGTGACAACAGCGAAGGCTGCGATGCAATGCCGGCGCCGTACACCGGGCCGCTGCAATTTCGCAGCAAATACGAAGGTTCGGACAAGGCGCGTTCGACGCTGAACGTGCAGTCGGAAAAAGCCTTCCGCGACACCACCAAAGACATCACCACGCTGGAACGCGGCACCGCCAAACGGGTGATGCAGTTCATGCGCGACGGTCGTCCGGAGCAGCTTGATTGCACGCTGAACTGGCTGACCGCTTGGGCCAAGGCCGATGCGTTGATGTCGAAAGACTTCAACCACACCGGCAAGTCGATGCGCAAATGGGCGTTGGGCAGCATGGCCTCTTCGTACATTCGCCTGAAGTTCTCCGACTCGCATCCGCTGGCGCAGCATCAGCAGGAAGCGCAGGTGATCGAGGCGTGGTTCAGCAAAATGGCCGACCAGGTGGTCAGCGATTGGGACAACCTGCCGCTGGAAAAAACCAACAACCACTCGTACTGGGCCGCCTGGTCGGTGATGGCGACCTCGGTCGCGACCAACCGCCGCGACCTGTTTGACTGGGCAGTGAAGGAATACAAGGTCGGCGCCAATCAAGTCGATGCCGACGGTTTCCTGCCGAACGAACTCAAGCGCCAGCAACGCGCCCTCGCCTATCACAACTACGCCTTGCCGCCGCTGGCGATGATCGCCAGTTTCGCCCAGGTCAACGGGGTTGATTTGCGTCAGGAGAACAATGGTGCGCTGAAACGCCTGGGTGATCGGGTGTTGTCGGGGGTGAAAGACCCGGATGAATTCGAGAAGAAGAACGGCAAAGAGCAGGACATGACCGACTTGAAAGAGGACATGAAATTCGCCTGGCTCGAACCGTTCTGCACGCTCTACACATGCCCGCCGGATGTCATCGAGAAGAAGCATGGCATGCAGCCGTTCAAGACCTTCCGCCTCGGCGGCGACCTGACCAAGGTCTACGACCCGTCCCATGAAAAGGGCAACAAGGGTTCATGAAAGGCGAAAAGCAAAAGCCCCTCACCCTAACCCTCTCCCAAAGGGAGAGGGGACTGACCGAGGTGGCTGTGCGAGTTACGCCGAAATGAAATATCGAGTCGATCTCAGGTGTTGAAAAACAATCGAGATCAGGCTGCACAGAAATACCGAGTTGATCTCAGGCGTTGAAAAACAACCGAGATCAGGCTGCACAGAAATACCGAGTTGATCTCCTTTTCTGAAAACCATGGAGATCAGGCTCCCTCTCCCTCCGGGAGAGGGCGGGGGGTGAGGGAAAGATTTCAAGGCCCGGCACAACCCTGACAGAAACACCGTTTCACCCCTCCACTACCACGGGGGGTTTGGGGGGGCTTTGGCCCTTGACTGTTGGTTCAAACATGGAGAGATCGGGATGGTATTTTCATCCAACGTGTTCCTGTTTCTGTTCTTGCCGATCTTTCTCGGCTTGTATTACTTAAGCGGGCAACGCTATCGCAACTTGCTGCTGCTGATCGCCAGCTACGTCTTCTACGCCTGGTGGCGGGTGGACTTCCTCGCGCTGTTCGCCGCGGTCACGCTGTGGAACTACTGGATCGGCCTCAAAGTCGGTGCCGCTGGCGTCAGAACCAAACCGGCGCAGCGCTGGCTGTTGCTCGGTGTCGCAGTCGATTTGTGCATCCTCGGCTACTTCAAGTACGCCAATTTCGGTGTCGACAGCATCAACGCGATGATGACGTCGGTCGGTCTTGAGCCGTTCATCCTCACCCACGTGCTGCTGCCGATCGGTATCTCGTTCTACATTTTCGAATCGATCAGCTACATCATCGACGTGTATCGCGGCGACACCCCGGCCACGCGCAATCTGATCGACTTCGCCGCCTTCGTAGCGATCTTCCCGCACTTGATTGCCGGCCCGGTGTTGCGTTTCCGCGACCTCGCCGACCAGTTCAACAACCGCACGCACACCCTCGACAAGTTCTCCGAGGGCTGCACGCGGTTCATGCAGGGTTTCATCAAGAAAGTCTTCATCGCCGACACCCTCGCGGTGGTTGCTGACCATTGCTTCGCCCTGCAAAACCCGACCACGGGTGACGCCTGGCTCGGCGCGCTGGCCTACACCGCGCAGCTGTATTTCGACTTCTCCGGTTACAGCGACATGGCCATTGGTCTGGGCTTGATGATGGGTTTCCGTTTCATGGAAAACTTCAAACAGCCGTACATCAGCCAGTCGATCACCGAGTTCTGGCGCCGCTGGCACATCAGCCTGTCCACCTGGCTGCGTGACTATCTGTACATCACCCTCGGCGGTAACCGTAAAGGCACGCTGATGACCTATCGCAACCTGTTCCTGACCATGCTCCTTGGTGGTCTGTGGCACGGCGCGAACATCACCTACATCGTCTGGGGCGCTTGGCACGGCATGTGGCTGGCGATTGAAAAAGCGCTGGGCCTGAACACTTCGCCACGCAGTCTCAACCCGATCCGCTGGGCGCTGACCTTCCTGCTGGTGGTCATGGGCTGGGTGATCTTCCGTGCCGAGAACCTGCACGTTGCCGGCCGCATGTACGGCGCAATGTTCAGCTTCGGCGACTGGTCGCTGTCGGAACTCAATCAGGCCAGCCTCACCGGTCTGCAAGTGGCGACCCTGGTGGTGGCGTACGTGACGTTGGCGTTCTTCGGTCTGCGTGATCTGTACACCCATCAGCCGCCGGCCAAGACCAAACCTGAAGTCAACGTCGAGGCCAACGGCCCTGCCACAGCGACGCCGGGAATGATCAAAGCCGCGCCAGGCGAAAACCCGGCGAGCATCCATGAGCCTGGCTACACCGTCGGCATCGAAGCCCAGGTGCAACCGGCCTACTGGAGCGCGGACTGGTCCCGCTACGTGATGCGCGGCTTGATTCTGCTGCTGTTCATCGCCTCGATTCTCAAACTCTCGGCGCAAAGCTTCTCGCCGTTCCTTTACTTCCAGTTCTGAGGGATCTGACATGACCCGCTCATTACGCATCTTCTACATCGCCCTGTTCCTGGTGACCCTGTTGGTCCTCGGTTTATGGTCGGTTCGCAGCTTCTTCGGCTTCAGCACCAATGCCGAGGCGACGGTGCTCAACGGCCGCTGGACCAAGGCTGTGGAAACCCATTACGACGATGAATTCCCGATCAAGCGCCTGGGCACCAACCTCTGGGCCGCGCTGGATTTCAAACTGTTCAACGAAGGTCGTCCGGGCGTGGTGCTCGGTCGCGATCAGTGGTTGTACAGCGATGAAGAATTCAACCCGATCGTCAACGAAGAGCTGAACCTGCAAGGCAATTACGCGCTGGTCGAAGGCGTGCGCCAGACCCTCAAAGCGAAAGGCGTGAAACTGGTGATGGCGATCGTCCCGGCCAAGGTTCGTCTGTACCCGGAGCATCTGGGTGAAGTGAAACCGGCGAGCATCCACGAAAATCTCTATCAGGATTTCCATGCTCGTGTAGCCGCCGACAAGATCCTCGCCCCTGACCTGCTCAAGCCGTTCCAACAGGCCAAGCAAAGCGGTCAGCAAGTGTTCCTGCGCACCGACACGCACTGGACGCCGGAAGGCGCCGAGATCGCCGCGAACACCCTGGCGAACACCATCGCCGACAAGTTCCCGCTCAGCGGCGAGCCGCAACGCTTCGTCACCACGCCAGCGGAGAAGGTCACGCACAAGGGCGATCTGCGCTTGTTCCTGCCGCTCGATCCGCTGTTCGAAAACCTGATGCCGGCGCAAGAGCCGCTGCAAAAGCGCAACACCGTCGCGGCCGGTGATCAGCCTGCCGGCGGCGACGCGCTGTTCGCCAGCAATGAAGTGCCGGTGGCACTGGTCGGCACCAGCTACAGCGCCAACCCCAACTGGAACTTCGTCGGAGCACTGAAACAAGCGCTGCACAGCGACGTGGTGAGCTACGCCGAAGACGGCCACGGGCCGATCCTACCCATGCTCAGCTACCTGAAAAGCGATGACTTCAAGAACAGCCCGCCACAGGTGCTGATCTGGGAGTTTCCTGAACGATATCTGCCTGTGAACAACGAAATCGGCGACGCCGACCCGCAGTGGGTCGCAGAGCTTAAACAAGCCGGCGCGCGCCAACAAAACGTAGCAATCA
This window encodes:
- a CDS encoding alginate O-acetyltransferase, giving the protein MTRSLRIFYIALFLVTLLVLGLWSVRSFFGFSTNAEATVLNGRWTKAVETHYDDEFPIKRLGTNLWAALDFKLFNEGRPGVVLGRDQWLYSDEEFNPIVNEELNLQGNYALVEGVRQTLKAKGVKLVMAIVPAKVRLYPEHLGEVKPASIHENLYQDFHARVAADKILAPDLLKPFQQAKQSGQQVFLRTDTHWTPEGAEIAANTLANTIADKFPLSGEPQRFVTTPAEKVTHKGDLRLFLPLDPLFENLMPAQEPLQKRNTVAAGDQPAGGDALFASNEVPVALVGTSYSANPNWNFVGALKQALHSDVVSYAEDGHGPILPMLSYLKSDDFKNSPPQVLIWEFPERYLPVNNEIGDADPQWVAELKQAGARQQNVAINTKSETPDRAQN
- a CDS encoding mannuronate-specific alginate lyase, whose translation is MRNPKLKSFLAPTLLSLAMFAGATQAAAPLRPPQGYFAPVDKFKTGDNSEGCDAMPAPYTGPLQFRSKYEGSDKARSTLNVQSEKAFRDTTKDITTLERGTAKRVMQFMRDGRPEQLDCTLNWLTAWAKADALMSKDFNHTGKSMRKWALGSMASSYIRLKFSDSHPLAQHQQEAQVIEAWFSKMADQVVSDWDNLPLEKTNNHSYWAAWSVMATSVATNRRDLFDWAVKEYKVGANQVDADGFLPNELKRQQRALAYHNYALPPLAMIASFAQVNGVDLRQENNGALKRLGDRVLSGVKDPDEFEKKNGKEQDMTDLKEDMKFAWLEPFCTLYTCPPDVIEKKHGMQPFKTFRLGGDLTKVYDPSHEKGNKGS
- a CDS encoding alginate O-acetyltransferase, which produces MHPHLIKLLSLSALTVGILAASNGARADEGAAATPPKFSAEPCCNLCPAAHDAKNYTTRYQQNFTTLVQAQGDWLFRTQEDLRTEFNTTPAGYKRLQQLHDAFKAKGVELVIVYQPTRGLVNRNKLNPQEKAAFDYEKALGNYKTMLGRFAKMGYVVPDLSPLTNESLPDTLPAHDFYFRGDQHWTPYGAQRTAKIVAEKVKQIPAFADVPKREFETKRSGRMGKTGTLHNMAGQLCGTSYAIQYMDQFTTEPKGEAGDGDLFGDSGNPQITLVGTSHSGKNYNFAGFLEEAIGADILNVAFPGGGLEGSMLQYLGSDEFQKTPPKILIWEFSPLYRLDQETIYRQMMSLLDNGCEGKDAQMTASTTLKPGGKQELLVNSKNLNLQNSSHQVDIRFADPSVKTLQATLWYMNGRHEDIKIEKPETSDTDGRFAFELRTDEDWASQNLLAVEVQGPEAGTAPQKVEAKICKRNVFPGAGQQTAQVGQ
- the algG gene encoding mannuronan 5-epimerase AlgG, whose product is MISTRTGSLSLLAGAMLLASAGAFANVEPTAPQPAKQATVAKELQQAKTYTVSSAPTEALQLAKPKLPDLSGFTAEAAAAKIVRSKPGKISVRRMMQEDALKDFIGGDNKMAEWVVRQHGIPQAIFVDDGYMNLKDLAKKLPKQYFSETSPGVYLSKLPIVVGRKGILEIDGQTQELRLSQEAGSFLVNDGQLFVRDTKITGWREKDNGPATFRSPKEFRPFLLAWGGTETYIVNSKMASFGYANSKSYGVSISQYTPNMAKVLKRPEPTGWIVGSEFSDMWYGFYCYETRDFVVKGNTYKDNIVYGIDPHDRSHGLIIAENTVHGTKKKHGIIISREVNDSFIFNNKSFDNHLSGLVIDRNSVNNIIAYNEIYKNHTDGITLYESADNLLWGNKVISNKRHGIRIRNSVNIRLYENVAMANGLTGVYGHIKDLSDTDRDIKLDPFDAQVSLIVVGGELAANGSGPLSIDSPLSVELYRVSMLAPTKSSGISFNGILGERQDEILDLLVRQQKAVLIDPVERQTEMQD
- a CDS encoding MBOAT family O-acyltransferase produces the protein MVFSSNVFLFLFLPIFLGLYYLSGQRYRNLLLLIASYVFYAWWRVDFLALFAAVTLWNYWIGLKVGAAGVRTKPAQRWLLLGVAVDLCILGYFKYANFGVDSINAMMTSVGLEPFILTHVLLPIGISFYIFESISYIIDVYRGDTPATRNLIDFAAFVAIFPHLIAGPVLRFRDLADQFNNRTHTLDKFSEGCTRFMQGFIKKVFIADTLAVVADHCFALQNPTTGDAWLGALAYTAQLYFDFSGYSDMAIGLGLMMGFRFMENFKQPYISQSITEFWRRWHISLSTWLRDYLYITLGGNRKGTLMTYRNLFLTMLLGGLWHGANITYIVWGAWHGMWLAIEKALGLNTSPRSLNPIRWALTFLLVVMGWVIFRAENLHVAGRMYGAMFSFGDWSLSELNQASLTGLQVATLVVAYVTLAFFGLRDLYTHQPPAKTKPEVNVEANGPATATPGMIKAAPGENPASIHEPGYTVGIEAQVQPAYWSADWSRYVMRGLILLLFIASILKLSAQSFSPFLYFQF